In Shinella sp. XGS7, a single genomic region encodes these proteins:
- the tolA gene encoding cell envelope integrity protein TolA gives MSAATALQHDSLRPPPAPGLGRGIVLALVAHGLLLLGLTAGLNWRSQTEPAIEAELWAAVPVAAAPREETPPPEPQPEPPKPTPEPPRPDPRPDPRIEQQQRLQEQREAEIAAEREKKKKLEDKKRAEEEAERKQREQELKDKKAREERLKAEKAEKAEKDKREEQARQEKAQQEKLDKAKQEKAKQDAKKAEAALEKQRQENLKRIQGMAGASGAPNATGTALQSAGPSSTYAGRIKARIRPNIIYSDSGLGNPVAEAELRVAPDGTIVSSRLIKPSGDPEWDKAVLRAIEKTEVLPRDTDGRVPPHLIIKFQPRE, from the coding sequence ATGAGTGCCGCCACCGCCCTGCAACACGATTCCCTGCGTCCGCCGCCCGCTCCGGGCCTGGGCCGCGGCATCGTCCTGGCCCTGGTTGCCCATGGCCTGCTGCTGCTGGGCCTGACCGCCGGCCTGAACTGGCGCAGCCAGACCGAGCCGGCCATCGAGGCCGAGCTCTGGGCCGCCGTGCCCGTGGCCGCCGCGCCGCGCGAGGAAACGCCGCCGCCGGAACCGCAGCCCGAGCCGCCCAAGCCCACGCCCGAGCCGCCGCGCCCCGATCCGCGCCCCGATCCGCGCATTGAGCAGCAGCAACGCCTGCAGGAGCAGCGCGAGGCCGAGATCGCCGCCGAGCGCGAGAAGAAGAAAAAGCTCGAGGACAAGAAGCGCGCCGAGGAAGAGGCCGAGCGCAAGCAGCGTGAGCAGGAGCTCAAGGACAAGAAGGCCCGCGAGGAGCGCCTGAAAGCCGAGAAGGCCGAGAAGGCCGAGAAGGACAAGAGGGAAGAGCAGGCCCGCCAGGAGAAAGCCCAGCAGGAGAAGCTGGACAAGGCCAAGCAGGAAAAGGCCAAGCAGGACGCCAAGAAGGCCGAGGCCGCGCTGGAGAAACAGCGCCAGGAAAACCTCAAGCGCATCCAGGGCATGGCCGGCGCCAGCGGTGCGCCCAATGCCACCGGCACGGCCCTGCAGAGCGCCGGCCCCTCGTCGACCTACGCCGGCCGCATCAAGGCCCGCATCCGTCCCAACATCATCTACAGCGACTCGGGCCTGGGCAATCCGGTGGCCGAGGCCGAGCTTCGCGTGGCGCCGGACGGCACCATCGTCAGCAGCCGCCTGATCAAGCCCAGCGGCGATCCGGAATGGGACAAGGCGGTGCTGCGCGCCATCGAGAAGACCGAGGTGCTGCCGCGCGACACCGATGGCCGCGTTCCGCCCCACCTGATCATCAAGTTCCAGCCCCGCGAGTGA
- the ybgC gene encoding tol-pal system-associated acyl-CoA thioesterase translates to MSDFSHGLRVYWEDTDAGGVVFYANYLKFFERARTEWLRALGFEQERLRVEGGAMFIVSSTAVHYLSPARLDDFLQVSVQLTERGRVSMTLFQQARRASDGALLAEGEIRIGCVDSRTFKPTRIPASILQALDAHAAPLLPATTPE, encoded by the coding sequence ATGAGCGACTTCTCCCACGGCCTGCGGGTGTACTGGGAAGACACCGACGCCGGTGGCGTGGTCTTCTACGCCAACTACCTCAAGTTCTTCGAGCGCGCCCGCACCGAGTGGCTGCGTGCCCTGGGCTTCGAGCAGGAGCGCCTGCGCGTGGAGGGTGGCGCCATGTTCATCGTGAGCAGCACCGCGGTGCACTACCTCAGCCCGGCCCGGCTTGACGATTTTTTACAGGTCTCGGTGCAGCTCACCGAGCGCGGCCGTGTCAGCATGACGCTGTTCCAGCAGGCCCGGCGCGCCAGCGACGGCGCCTTGCTGGCCGAGGGCGAGATCCGCATCGGCTGCGTGGACAGCCGCACGTTCAAGCCCACCCGCATTCCCGCTTCGATCCTGCAGGCGCTGGACGCCCACGCCGCCCCTCTCTTGCCCGCCACCACCCCAGAATGA
- the tolQ gene encoding protein TolQ, with amino-acid sequence MNQDLSIVSLIMHASLAVQLVIAGLLAMSLASWSVIFSKFFALSKVKTSNEGFESEFWSGKNLNELYNSVNGKQGGAPLERIFAAGMREFLKLRERRVTEPTALLDGARRAMRASFQRELDAMESHLSFLASVGSVSPYVGLFGTIWGIMHAFVGLSNLQQVTLATVAPGIAEALVATAIGLFAAIPAVLAYNRFARQIDRSAITMETFIEEFSNILQRNAGTPSGHHHGAD; translated from the coding sequence ATGAATCAAGATCTTTCCATCGTCAGCCTGATCATGCACGCCAGCCTGGCGGTGCAGCTCGTGATCGCCGGCCTGCTGGCCATGTCCCTGGCCAGCTGGAGCGTGATCTTCAGCAAGTTCTTTGCGCTGTCCAAGGTCAAGACCAGCAACGAGGGCTTCGAGTCCGAGTTCTGGTCGGGCAAGAACCTCAACGAGCTCTACAACAGCGTCAACGGCAAGCAGGGGGGCGCCCCGCTGGAGCGCATCTTCGCCGCCGGCATGCGCGAGTTCCTGAAGCTGCGCGAGCGCCGCGTCACCGAGCCCACCGCCCTGCTGGACGGCGCCCGCCGCGCCATGCGTGCCAGCTTCCAGCGCGAGCTCGATGCCATGGAGTCCCACCTTTCCTTCCTGGCCTCGGTGGGCTCGGTCTCGCCCTATGTGGGCCTGTTCGGCACGATCTGGGGCATCATGCACGCCTTCGTGGGCCTGTCGAATCTGCAGCAGGTGACCCTGGCCACTGTGGCCCCCGGCATCGCCGAAGCCCTGGTGGCCACCGCCATCGGCCTGTTCGCCGCCATTCCCGCGGTGCTGGCCTACAACCGCTTCGCCCGCCAGATCGACCGCAGCGCCATCACCATGGAGACCTTCATCGAGGAGTTCTCCAACATCCTGCAGCGCAATGCCGGCACGCCCTCGGGCCACCATCACGGAGCCGATTGA
- the tolR gene encoding protein TolR: MAAISPRGGGRRRTINEINMVPFIDVMLVLLIIFMVSAPLITTGLVDLPSVGKSRQQPDQVIHVIVGSDEKLKLKIDKGEAEAVQLNRLADRVKQAQAGKENSPVVISADKAVKYEAVVKVMDALQSAGIPKVGLAVKSGASSGG, translated from the coding sequence ATGGCCGCCATCAGCCCCCGTGGCGGCGGCCGCCGCCGCACCATCAACGAGATCAATATGGTGCCCTTCATCGACGTGATGCTGGTGCTGCTGATCATCTTCATGGTCAGCGCGCCGCTGATCACCACCGGCCTGGTCGACCTGCCCAGCGTGGGCAAGAGCCGCCAGCAGCCCGACCAGGTGATCCACGTCATCGTCGGCAGCGACGAGAAGCTCAAGCTCAAGATCGACAAGGGCGAGGCCGAGGCCGTGCAGCTCAACCGCCTGGCCGACCGCGTCAAGCAGGCTCAGGCCGGCAAGGAGAACTCGCCCGTGGTGATCTCGGCCGACAAGGCCGTCAAGTACGAGGCCGTGGTCAAGGTCATGGACGCCCTGCAAAGCGCCGGCATCCCCAAGGTGGGCCTGGCCGTGAAGAGCGGCGCCAGCAGCGGCGGCTGA
- a CDS encoding pyridoxal phosphate-dependent aminotransferase gives MKLAQRLDHIEPFYVMECAKAAAEIARSAACDPAQGGRRMIYLNIGEPDFAAPPAVQAAAQACIAAGRTQYTPAAGLPALREAIARWYGTHFGLQIAPERIVVTAGASAALQLACLALFERGDRVLMPDPCYPCNRHFVAAADAEAVLLPAGPEQRFQPSLAQIEAAWDAHTRGVLLASPSNPTGTSIEPQEMRAIVEAVRARGGVSIVDEIYLGLSYEAHFGHSVLALGEDVISVNSFSKYFGMTGWRLGWLVLPPALLPAVEKLTQNLFICASSVAQHAALACFEPEQLAIYEQRRAEFRARRDYIVPALQQLGFTVPVMPDGAFYVWFDVSAFSDSSWDFCFEMMDKAHIALTPGKDFGKLGAERWVRLSFASSLDDLKEAVARLAAALPAKKTA, from the coding sequence ATGAAGCTGGCCCAGCGGCTCGATCACATCGAGCCCTTCTACGTGATGGAATGCGCCAAGGCCGCGGCCGAGATCGCCCGCAGCGCGGCCTGCGATCCGGCCCAGGGTGGCCGGCGCATGATCTACCTGAACATCGGCGAACCTGATTTTGCCGCGCCGCCCGCCGTGCAGGCCGCGGCCCAGGCCTGCATCGCGGCCGGCCGCACCCAGTACACGCCGGCCGCCGGCCTGCCGGCCCTGCGCGAGGCCATCGCGCGCTGGTACGGCACGCATTTCGGCCTGCAGATCGCGCCCGAGCGCATCGTGGTCACGGCCGGGGCCTCGGCCGCGCTGCAGCTGGCCTGTCTGGCCCTGTTCGAGCGCGGCGACCGGGTGCTGATGCCCGACCCCTGCTACCCCTGCAATCGCCATTTCGTGGCCGCGGCCGATGCCGAAGCCGTGCTGCTGCCGGCCGGGCCCGAGCAGCGCTTCCAGCCCTCGCTCGCGCAGATCGAGGCCGCCTGGGACGCCCACACCCGCGGCGTGCTGCTGGCCTCGCCCAGCAATCCCACCGGCACCTCCATCGAGCCGCAGGAAATGCGCGCCATCGTCGAGGCCGTGCGCGCGCGCGGCGGCGTCAGCATCGTGGACGAGATCTACCTGGGCCTGAGCTACGAGGCCCATTTCGGCCACAGCGTGCTGGCCCTGGGCGAGGATGTGATCTCGGTCAACAGCTTCTCCAAGTACTTCGGCATGACCGGCTGGCGCCTGGGCTGGCTGGTGCTGCCGCCGGCCCTGCTGCCCGCGGTGGAAAAGCTCACGCAGAACCTCTTCATCTGCGCCTCCAGCGTGGCCCAGCATGCGGCCCTGGCCTGCTTCGAGCCCGAGCAGCTGGCGATCTACGAGCAGCGCCGCGCCGAGTTCCGCGCCCGGCGCGACTACATCGTGCCGGCCCTGCAGCAGCTGGGCTTCACGGTGCCGGTGATGCCCGACGGCGCCTTCTACGTCTGGTTTGATGTCTCGGCCTTCAGCGACAGCAGCTGGGACTTCTGCTTCGAGATGATGGACAAGGCCCATATCGCCCTGACCCCAGGCAAGGACTTCGGCAAGCTGGGTGCGGAGCGCTGGGTGCGCCTGTCCTTCGCCAGCAGCCTGGATGATCTCAAGGAGGCCGTGGCCCGCCTGGCCGCCGCCCTGCCCGCCAAGAAAACAGCATGA